The DNA segment GACATCCTCGTAGACACTGGAGATATAGCCGGCGGCAAAGGCCTCGGCCATGCCAAGAACCAGACTTCCCAGAACTGCGCCGGGAATACTGCCGATACCTCCAAGAACCGCCGCCACAAAGGCCTTGATTCCTGCAATAAATCCCACATAAAAGTTGATCTGCCCCGTGTAGGAGCTTATCAGGATTCCCCCCAGGGCTGCGGTGAAACTACCGATAATAAAGGTCCAGCTGATCACCTTGTTCACGTTGATCCCTACCAGGGTTGCCATGGTGCGGTCCTGACTGGTGGCCCGCATGGATTTTCCGATCATGGTAAACTTGATCAGAACCGTGAGCGCTACCATTACTACCGCCGTGGTCCCGAAAATGATCAACTGCGGGCCGTTTACAATACCCCGGAGAAATCGGGGAACGGTCACGTTGGGCAGGAGCGACGGGTAGGGAAGAAAGTTTGAAGTTTGTGCCAGAAGCACGTAATTCTGCAAAAACAGGGACATGCCGATTGCGCTGATCAAAACAGACAGACGCGGGGCCTGACGCAACGGCTTGTAGGCAAGCTTCTCGATAGTGAAGCCATAGGCCGAGGAATAGACCATAGCGATGATACTGGAAAGGATCAGGATCGCCAGTGTGGGCATTCCCGTAAAGGAAAAAACGGTCGCCATGATCAGCGCCGTAAAGGCACCTATCATGTAAATCTCGCCGTGAGCAAAG comes from the Alkalispirochaeta americana genome and includes:
- a CDS encoding branched-chain amino acid ABC transporter permease — encoded protein: MAIDYFFRLFFSGLTRGSIYALLALGYTMVYGIIKLINFAHGEIYMIGAFTALIMATVFSFTGMPTLAILILSSIIAMVYSSAYGFTIEKLAYKPLRQAPRLSVLISAIGMSLFLQNYVLLAQTSNFLPYPSLLPNVTVPRFLRGIVNGPQLIIFGTTAVVMVALTVLIKFTMIGKSMRATSQDRTMATLVGINVNKVISWTFIIGSFTAALGGILISSYTGQINFYVGFIAGIKAFVAAVLGGIGSIPGAVLGSLVLGMAEAFAAGYISSVYEDVFAFVILVLILIFKPSGLLGKPEVQKV